One Coffea eugenioides isolate CCC68of chromosome 2, Ceug_1.0, whole genome shotgun sequence genomic window, ttaaataaatgacaaaatagACATTTtatactaataaataaaaaacatatatatgtgAAATTCGAATGAGTTCGACGAGTTTTTGGCTTTCATATATTATGTTCGAGTTTGACTCAAAATTTGACTGAACAAACTCACGAACTACTCGATTAAACTCGACTCATTTACATATCTGTAAAATATGTTAATAAACTTAAGAAAAAGATATTAATCGTATATTCatttatttgatgaaaaatGTTAAAATGCTGCTTAACGAGAAAAGTGCTTGTAAATTGATTCGCTACTATTATTTAAAACGAGACGCAATGCAACTTGGGTGAAAGAAGAGGAGTGAAAAGTAAAAACACATGAAATCATCCGTAGCCTAATCTTACCCCACCGAAATTATCTATTGATTAATTACTCTAAGAATCATATTTATCTATGAAGATCAATCCCAGCGTAATATATCCCCCATGATTTGAGATTTTCGCTaaaatttgttttattctgCAATAAATAGATGATAGCTTTCCAATCCACAGTAACTGAAAGGGCACGTGTAAAAATGTTATTAATGTTTCAAATTCCCTCCTTTGAAGATCATTCCCAATATCTCTCCCATTATTTGAATTGGCATTCATTACTGATCGGTTTATCCAGTCTCTACTGTAACTTACACTTCGGAAAGCCCGCTTTTCAGTATCCCAGTAGCCACGTACTTCCCACTCGCAATCCTATAGCGCGTGGCCAACATCCCACCAGCGAATTAGACATTATTCCCATGATAGATAGTAACTCAACCTCCACGGCCACccctactgataagctcatcttCAGTCAGTCAAGAAAAGGCAAAAAGGTTACTACTACTTTTTCTTCCATTGTCCTTTTTGTTTGTTCTTTCTTTTACTCCTCAATCACTTAATAATATTCTTTTGTAGTATATACTAATAAATGCGAGCGATTCTTGATCACTTTATTTCTGACTGTTACTTCGGTCTTTTGAAGCTCAACAACAACTCCAGTGGCTAAAGCAACAATTTCTGAAGAACCCATTTGCTTGAATATCCTGAAGAAGCTGATGCTATGAATTTAAGGCAGCGTCCTCAAGCTACGCGCGGCCGCGGGACACTTGACGCGCCGCCTCGACCTCCCTTACAGCAGCAGGAGCCATATAACATAATTCCCATTCATAATCTCTTGACTGACCATCCTTCTCTCCGGTACCCAGAGGTACGGGCCGCCGCAGCCGCCCTGCGCGCCACTGAGGACCTCAAGGTGCCGTCCTTTATGCCGTGGAATGATTCCATGGATATCGTGGACTGGCTGGGGTTCTTCTTCGGGTTCCAAGGGGACAACGTGAAGAACCAAAGAGAGCACTTGGTGCTTCACTTGGCAAACTCCCAAATGCGCCTCCAACCTCCGCCAGCAAGCGTCGATCGCCTTGATTTTGGTGTACTCCGCCGCTTTAGTCAGAAGTTGCTCAAGAATTACACCTCATGGTGCTCTTATTTGCGTAAAAGGTCTCAAGTTCGGCTTCCAAAACGCCAGAACTCTGCCCTTCTCCGCCGGGAACTCTTGTATGTAAGCCTCTACTTGTTGATTTGGGGTGAGGCGGCGAACCTCCGCTTTACGCCGGAATGTTTGTGTTACATTTATCATAACATGGCTGGGGAGTTAAATCACATTCTTGATGGGCATATTGATGAAAATACTGGACAGCCGTATGTTCCCTTGACTTGTGGTCAGTATGGTTTCTTGAATTATATTGTTACACCTATTTACACTGCAATTAAGGGTGAAGTTGCGAGGAGCAGAAATGGGGCTGCCCCACATTCTGCTTGGAGGAATTATGATGATATTAACGAGTACTTTTGGAGTAGAAAGTGCTTCAAGAGACTGAAATGGCCTATTGATTTGTCGAGTAATTTTCTTTTGGTTAGCGGTGGCGAGAGAGTAGGGAAGACAGGATTTGTGGAGCAAAGAACTTTCTGGAATGTTTTTAGGAGTTTTGATAGGTTGTGGGTGATGCTAATTTTGTTCTTTCAGGCTGCTATGCTTGTTGCCTGGGAGCGAAGCAAGTATCCATGGCAAGCCTTGGAGAGTAGGGATCTGCAGGTGCAGCTGCTTACAATATTCATTACTTGGGCAGCCTTGAGATTTGTTCAAGCAATTCTTGATGCTGGGACACAGTACAGTTTAGTCTCAAGGGACACGATATGGATTGGCGTGAGAATGGTGTTAAAAGGGTTAGATGCTCTCACGTGGACCGTTGTGTTTGGGGTGTTTTATGGGAGGATTTGGAGCCAAAAAAATTCTGATGGCAGGTGGTCATATGAAGCAAACCAGAGAATATTGACATTTCTGAAGGTTGTTTTAGTCTACGTCATTCCTGAGTTGTTGGCTCTGGTTCTTTTCATTCTTCCATGGATTCGAAATTTACTCGAGGAAGTGGATTGGACTATCTTTCGCTGGTTAAGATGGTGGTTTTATACCCCAATATTTGTCGGTCGGGGGCTCAGGGAAGGACTTGTTAGTAACATAAAGTACACgatattttggattcttgtccTGCTTTCAAAATTCTTGTTCAGTTACTTCCTTCAGATCAAGCCCCTGGTTGCTCCAACAAAGGCTCTTCTGAAGATGCATGGAACATACAGGTGGCATCAATTTTTTGGTAGCACCAATAGAGTGGCTGTAATTATGTTGTGGGTTCCTGTTATTTTGATATATTTAATGGATTTGTTAGTTTGGTATTCAATATTCTCCTCTATTGTCGGGGGAGTTATTGGATTGTTTTCTCATATAGGTGAGATCCGAAACATTCAACAGCTGAGGCTTCGATTCCAGTTCTTTGCAAGCGCATTGCAATTTAATCTAATGCCTGAGGATCACACCACAGGCTCGAAAGCAACACTGGTACACAAATTGCGGGATGCACTGCATAGACTGAAGCTGCGGTATGGCCTTGGCCAGCCATATAAGAAGATGGAATCGAGCCAGGTGGAAGCAACTAGGTTTGCATTGCTGTGGAATGAAATGATAATAACTTTGAGAGAGGAAGACCTGGTCAGTGACCAGGAAGTGGAGCTAATGGAACTGCCTCCTAATTGTTGGGACATTAAGGTTATTCGATGGCCCTGTGCTCTTCTCTGCAATGAGCTCTTGCTTGCTCTCAGTCATGCAACAGAACTGGAGGATGCGCCAGATAGATGGGTATGGTATAGGATTTGCAAGAATGAGTACAGACGCTGTGCTGTAATTGAGGTGTATGATAGCATCAAATATTTGCTTTGTAACGTTATTATTAAATATGGCACAGAAGAGCATTCAATAGTCACTAATCTGTTCACTGGGATTGATGAAAGCATTCATTTTGAAAAGTTCGCAGCGACATACAAGACATCTGTTTTCCCCAAGATTCATGAACAGTTGATATCTCTCATCCATCTTTTGCTCATGCCTCAGAAGAACATGACAAAGATAGTGAATGTAATGCAGTACTTGTATGAGCTTTCTGTTCGAGAATTTCCACGGATGAAGAAATCTGTTGCACTGTTGAAACAGGAAGGTTTAGCACCTCTAAATCCTGCATCATCTGCTGATGGACAACTTTTTGAAAATGCTCTGGAATTTCCTGAAGCTGGAGACATTTTCTTCTATAGGCAGCTAAGACGTTTGCAGACAATACTTACATCTAAAGATTCAATGCACAATGTCCCAAGAAATCTTGAGTCGAGGAGACGCATTGCTTTCTTTAGTAATTCGTTATTTATGAACATGCCACGAGCTCCGCAAGTTGAGAAGATGATGGCCTTCAGTGTCTTGACTCCTTACTATGATGAAGATGTGTTGTATGGTAAAGAAATGCTTAGAAGTCCCAATGAAGATGGCATCTCAACCTTATTTTATTTGCAGAAGATTTATGAAGATGAGTGGACAAATTTTCTGGAGAGGATGCGCAGGGAAGGTATGCAAAATGATGATGAGATTTGGACCACAAAGGTGAGGGATCTCCGACTGTGGGCATCACACAGAGGCCAGACATTGTCTCGTACAGTGAGAGGGATGATGTACTACTATAGGGCACTGAAAATGCTTGCCTTCCTTGATACTGCGTCTGAGTTGGATATAAGGCAGGGATCGGATGGAAATGCTTATCTTGCTTCACTGCAGCAGAACAGCGGTTTGGATGGACTAGATTCTTACACGGCATCAACTTCTCAAACTCTTGGCCGAGCAAGTAGCAGTGTGAGCCTTCTTTTCAAAGGTCACGAGTTTGGCAGTGCTATGATGAAATTCACTTATGTTGTTGCCTGCCAGATGTATGGGCATCATAAGGTAAAGGGTGATCCTCGTGCTGAAGATATTTTCAACttgatgaaaaataatgaggCCCTTCGAGTAGCTTATGTTGATGAGGTTTACCTGGGAAGGGAAGAGGTGGAATATTACTCTGTCTTGGTGAAGTATGATCAACAACTAAAGAGAGAGGATGAAATTTACCGTATCAAGTTGCCTGGTCCATTGAAGCTGGGTGAAGGAAAACCAGAGAACCAGAACCACGCCATCATTTTTACTCGCGGTGATGCAATTCAGACCATAGATATGAACCAAGATAATTATTTTGAGGAGGCATTGAAGATGCGGAATTTACTGGAGGAGTTTAAATCCTATCATGGTATCAGGAGGCCCACAATTCTCGGAATTCgtgaaaatatttttactgGTTCTGTGTCATCTCTTGCTTGGTTCATGTCTGCTCAAGAAATGAGTTTTGTAACTCTGGGGCAACGAGTTCTGGCAAATCCTTTGAAGGTTCGGATGCACTACGGACATCCTGATGTCTTTGACAGATTCTGGTTTTTGACTCGAGGTGGCATAAGCAAAGCTTCTAAAGTGATCAATATTAGTGAGGACATATATGCGGGATTCAATTGCACGTTGCGAGGTGGCAATGTGACGCACCATGAGTACATACAGGTGGGTAAGGGAAGGGATGTTGGATTAAATCAGATATCCATGTTTGAGGCAAAGGTTGCTAGCGGCAATGGTGAGCAGGTCTTGAGTAGAGACGTATACAGGTTGGGTCATCGGCTAGATTTCTTTCGTATGCTTTCGTTCTTTTATAGTACTGTCGGATACTTCTTCAACACCATGATGGTGGTCCTCATGGTCTACACTTTTCTTTGG contains:
- the LOC113763528 gene encoding callose synthase 11-like — translated: MNLRQRPQATRGRGTLDAPPRPPLQQQEPYNIIPIHNLLTDHPSLRYPEVRAAAAALRATEDLKVPSFMPWNDSMDIVDWLGFFFGFQGDNVKNQREHLVLHLANSQMRLQPPPASVDRLDFGVLRRFSQKLLKNYTSWCSYLRKRSQVRLPKRQNSALLRRELLYVSLYLLIWGEAANLRFTPECLCYIYHNMAGELNHILDGHIDENTGQPYVPLTCGQYGFLNYIVTPIYTAIKGEVARSRNGAAPHSAWRNYDDINEYFWSRKCFKRLKWPIDLSSNFLLVSGGERVGKTGFVEQRTFWNVFRSFDRLWVMLILFFQAAMLVAWERSKYPWQALESRDLQVQLLTIFITWAALRFVQAILDAGTQYSLVSRDTIWIGVRMVLKGLDALTWTVVFGVFYGRIWSQKNSDGRWSYEANQRILTFLKVVLVYVIPELLALVLFILPWIRNLLEEVDWTIFRWLRWWFYTPIFVGRGLREGLVSNIKYTIFWILVLLSKFLFSYFLQIKPLVAPTKALLKMHGTYRWHQFFGSTNRVAVIMLWVPVILIYLMDLLVWYSIFSSIVGGVIGLFSHIGEIRNIQQLRLRFQFFASALQFNLMPEDHTTGSKATLVHKLRDALHRLKLRYGLGQPYKKMESSQVEATRFALLWNEMIITLREEDLVSDQEVELMELPPNCWDIKVIRWPCALLCNELLLALSHATELEDAPDRWVWYRICKNEYRRCAVIEVYDSIKYLLCNVIIKYGTEEHSIVTNLFTGIDESIHFEKFAATYKTSVFPKIHEQLISLIHLLLMPQKNMTKIVNVMQYLYELSVREFPRMKKSVALLKQEGLAPLNPASSADGQLFENALEFPEAGDIFFYRQLRRLQTILTSKDSMHNVPRNLESRRRIAFFSNSLFMNMPRAPQVEKMMAFSVLTPYYDEDVLYGKEMLRSPNEDGISTLFYLQKIYEDEWTNFLERMRREGMQNDDEIWTTKVRDLRLWASHRGQTLSRTVRGMMYYYRALKMLAFLDTASELDIRQGSDGNAYLASLQQNSGLDGLDSYTASTSQTLGRASSSVSLLFKGHEFGSAMMKFTYVVACQMYGHHKVKGDPRAEDIFNLMKNNEALRVAYVDEVYLGREEVEYYSVLVKYDQQLKREDEIYRIKLPGPLKLGEGKPENQNHAIIFTRGDAIQTIDMNQDNYFEEALKMRNLLEEFKSYHGIRRPTILGIRENIFTGSVSSLAWFMSAQEMSFVTLGQRVLANPLKVRMHYGHPDVFDRFWFLTRGGISKASKVINISEDIYAGFNCTLRGGNVTHHEYIQVGKGRDVGLNQISMFEAKVASGNGEQVLSRDVYRLGHRLDFFRMLSFFYSTVGYFFNTMMVVLMVYTFLWGRLYLALSGVENSAKEASDNKALGAILNQQFIIQIGIFTALPMIVENSLEHGFLPAIWDFVTMQLQLASLFYTFSLGTRAHYFGRTILHGGAKYRATGRGFVVQHKSFAENYRLYARSHFVKAIELGVILIVYASHSPLASNTFVYIAMTISSWFLVVSWMMSPFIFNPSGFDWLKTVYDFDDFMKWLWYNRGVFIKADLSWETWWYEEQEHLRTTGLWGKLLEIILDLRFFFFQYGIVYHLNITGKNKSIAVYLLSWIYMVVAVAIYIVIGYAQEKYAAKKHIYYRLVQLVVIVLIVLVIILLLKFTGFTFLDLISSLLAFIPTGWGIIQIAQVLRPFLQSTVVWETLVSLARLYDMIFGLIVMVPLAIVSWMPGLESMQTRMLFNEAFSRGLQISQILTGKKSN